One part of the Raphanus sativus cultivar WK10039 chromosome 7, ASM80110v3, whole genome shotgun sequence genome encodes these proteins:
- the LOC108814696 gene encoding replication factor C subunit 5 codes for MTDLTSAMDIDVDDNLPRKPSNKGKDVAGFAAPPQSKATPWVEKYRPQSLDDVAAHRDIVDTIDRLTNENKLPHLLLYGPPGTGKTSTILAVARKLYGPKYRNMILELNASDDRGIDVVRQQIQDFASTQSFSLGKSSVKLVLLDEADAMTKDAQFALRRVIEKYTKSTRFALIGNHVNKIIPALQSRCTRFRFAPLDPVHVSQRLKHVIEAEGLDVSESGLAALVRLSNGDMRKAMNILQSTHMASEKITEEDVYLCTGNPLPRDIEQISHWLLNEPFAESCKKISEMKTRKGLAIVDIVREVTMFVFKIKMPSNVRVQLINDLADIEYRLSFGCNDKLQLGAIISTFTHARSALVAAAK; via the exons ATGACCGATCTAACATCGGCGATGGACATTGACGTAGACGACAATCTCCCTCGCAAGCCGAGTAACAAGGGCAAAGACGTCGCCGGTTTCGCTGCTCCGCCGCAGAGCAAGGCGACGCCTTGGGTCGAAAAATACCGACCTCAATCGCTAGACGACGTCGCAGCACACCGTGACATCGTTGACACGA TTGATAGGTTGACCAATGAGAACAAGTTGCCACATCTTTTGTTGTATGGTCCTCCCGGTACAGGCAAAACATCCACCATTCTTGCCGTTGCACGGAAGCTTTATGGACCTAAGTACCGCAATATGATTCTTGAACTGAATGCCTCGGATGATAGAGGGATTGATGTTGTGAGGCAGCAGATTCAAGATTTCGCTAGCACCCAGAGCTTCTCACT AGGAAAGTCTTCGGTGAAGTTGGTTCTGCTAGATGAAGCAGATGCCATGACAAAAGATGCTCAGTTTGCTCTGCGTAGAG TGATTGAGAAATACACAAAGAGCACTAGGTTTGCGCTCATCGGAAACCACGTCAATAAGATCATCCCAGCTTTGCAGTCCAGATGTACTCGATTTAGATTTGCACCTCTTGATCCTGTGCATGTGAGTCAGCGTCTTAAACATGTCATAGAAGCTGAAGG GCTTGATGTGAGTGAGAGTGGTTTGGCGGCTCTTGTACGGCTGAGCAATGGGGACATGAGAAAAGCCATGAACATTTTGCAG TCAACGCATATGGCGTCAGAGAAAATCACAGAGGAAGATGTTTACCTCTGCACTGGAAACCCACTACCCAGGGACATTGAGCAGATATCTCACTGGCTTCTGAATGAACCATTTGCTGAGAGCTGCAAAA aAATATCAGAAATGAAGACGAGAAAAGGACTTGCCATTGTTGATATCGTCAGAGAGGTTACCAT GTTTGTGTTCAAAATCAAGATGCCTTCAAATGTCAGAGTTCAACTGATCAACGATTTGGCAGACATCGA GTACAGATTGAGCTTTGGATGCAATGACAAACTGCAGCTTGGAGCTATCATTTCTACTTTCACTCACGCCCGGTCTGCCTTGGTTGCTGCAGCAAAGTAA